One genomic region from Sphingomonas paeninsulae encodes:
- a CDS encoding glycosyltransferase, whose product MTRVVPVLLREPDGRKIEGSMTVAAGFEVAGPLISCVMVSRGVIYPAVFAIECYRRQTYANRELIVVSAAADTSLRDMIAEIGDPTIKFVSVAPASLGDLRNISIAQSSGELICQWDDDDLSAPDRLELQTAALAQSYSTACYFGAITLWWPARRWLAKSEARGWENTMLVKREAIPIYAAENLAEDTRVAQMLERHHRSCLILSPDSYFYVHHGLNACGAAHFERRFEAGSLVIPEVDYNRELAAAGARVPVADYAGFLARGGV is encoded by the coding sequence GTGACGCGGGTGGTTCCGGTCCTGTTGCGTGAACCCGATGGTCGAAAGATAGAGGGCTCGATGACCGTGGCCGCCGGTTTCGAAGTTGCTGGGCCATTAATCTCGTGCGTGATGGTGTCGCGGGGGGTGATTTATCCAGCGGTATTCGCGATCGAATGCTACCGGCGGCAGACTTATGCCAATCGCGAGCTGATTGTGGTTTCCGCAGCCGCCGATACCAGTCTCCGCGACATGATCGCGGAAATCGGCGACCCGACGATCAAATTTGTATCTGTGGCTCCGGCTTCGTTGGGCGATTTGCGCAATATCAGTATCGCGCAATCGTCGGGCGAGCTGATCTGCCAATGGGACGACGACGATCTGAGCGCTCCTGACCGGCTTGAGCTGCAGACAGCGGCACTAGCGCAGAGCTATTCCACGGCTTGCTATTTCGGAGCGATCACATTGTGGTGGCCTGCGCGACGGTGGCTGGCGAAATCGGAAGCGCGGGGATGGGAAAACACCATGCTCGTCAAGCGCGAGGCGATCCCTATCTATGCCGCCGAAAATCTGGCGGAGGATACCCGTGTCGCGCAAATGCTCGAACGGCATCACCGGTCGTGTCTGATCCTGTCACCGGACAGTTATTTCTATGTGCATCACGGCTTGAATGCGTGTGGAGCGGCGCATTTCGAACGGCGGTTCGAAGCCGGGAGCCTTGTTATACCCGAGGTCGATTATAACCGTGAACTGGCCGCGGCCGGAGCGCGCGTTCCGGTGGCAGACTATGCCGGGTTTCTCGCGCGTGGCGGCGTTTGA
- a CDS encoding glycosyltransferase family 2 protein has translation MAIAVSTIRLAPAKSPQSGAYSFEAGERVSGPLISCLMVTRGGKLPAAFALDCFRRQSWRNRELVIVCDVADSAIEALVASLGDPTIRYVEAAPASLGELRNISVAHARGDFLCQWDDDDLYDAGRLEFMMAALLSHDVAAVFLKRWLIWWPARRQLAVSGSRTWEGSMLVGRDVLPAYPAQALAEDNITIARLCSMHATLLIDRPSLYCYIVHGANSYENAHFETMVSWASEVISADRYDAQIAALASSLPMTDYASHLADGTAW, from the coding sequence ATGGCCATAGCGGTTTCTACGATCAGACTTGCCCCCGCGAAGTCACCGCAGAGTGGGGCCTATTCGTTCGAGGCGGGTGAACGGGTTTCCGGTCCGCTGATATCGTGCCTGATGGTTACGCGCGGTGGCAAACTGCCCGCTGCATTCGCGTTGGACTGTTTTCGGCGACAAAGCTGGCGGAACCGTGAGCTGGTGATCGTTTGCGATGTTGCCGACAGTGCGATCGAAGCGTTAGTCGCCAGCCTGGGCGATCCGACGATCCGTTATGTCGAAGCCGCCCCTGCTTCGCTGGGTGAGTTGCGCAATATATCGGTTGCACACGCGCGCGGTGATTTTCTTTGCCAGTGGGACGACGATGACCTTTACGATGCCGGGCGGCTGGAGTTCATGATGGCAGCGCTGCTCAGCCACGATGTTGCCGCGGTATTCCTGAAGCGCTGGTTGATCTGGTGGCCTGCGCGGCGTCAGCTTGCTGTGTCGGGAAGCAGGACATGGGAGGGCAGTATGCTGGTCGGCCGGGATGTATTGCCAGCCTATCCAGCTCAGGCGCTGGCGGAGGATAATATCACGATAGCGCGCCTTTGTTCGATGCACGCGACGCTGCTGATCGACCGGCCTTCGCTCTATTGCTACATCGTCCATGGAGCCAATAGCTATGAGAATGCACATTTCGAAACCATGGTGAGTTGGGCTAGCGAGGTCATTTCGGCAGATCGCTACGACGCGCAGATCGCCGCGCTGGCGTCGTCATTGCCCATGACAGACTATGCCTCTCATCTGGCGGACGGCACTGCGTGGTGA